One Salvia splendens isolate huo1 chromosome 12, SspV2, whole genome shotgun sequence genomic window carries:
- the LOC121757874 gene encoding uncharacterized protein LOC121757874: protein MEPLTTPDPVRFSKAVGLPFIGSNTSGKIWLFAEEGSTFDIDWDSEQIFHGRLKSHRIASPLAISAVYAKCTRSERYLLWDKIREIAGTLEGIPWIIDGDFNTILSHRDRNGSETNRQAEMVDFAEAIEDCRLVDPGFDGAEFTWAKNGLFERQDKVLVNEAWTRVFEATRVTNLPRITSDHRPVLARCKMSNIAIGGKAFRFQNTWIRHEGFLAVVKNAWEEPTGAGGLLNIQIKHSRVKRALKEWNKEVFGTF, encoded by the coding sequence atggaaccgcttaCAACCCCTGATCCGGTCCGGTTCTCCAAGGCCGTGGGGCTGCCCTTCATCGGCTCGAACACAAGCGGCAAGATTTGGTTGTTTGCGGAAGAAGGctctacttttgatattgattggGACTCCGAACAAATCTTTCACGGGAGGCTCAAGTCACATCGCATTGCTAGCCCTCTAGCTATCtcggccgtgtacgccaaatgcacaagaTCTGAGAGATACCTTTTGTGGGATAAGATCAGAGAGATCGCTGGAACCCTCGAGGGAATACCATGGATTATAGAtggtgacttcaacaccattctatccCACCGGGACAGAAATGGGAGCGAAACCAACCGGCAGGCCGAGATGGTCGATTTTGCAGAGGCAATTGAGGATTGCCGACTCGTGGACCCAGGGTTCGATGGGGCGGAATTTACTTGGGCCAAAAACGGTCTATTTGAACGGCAGGATAAAGTGCTTGTTAATGAGGCTTGGACTAGGGTCTTCGAGGCCACCCGAGTAACGAACCTCCCACGAATCACCTCGGACCACAGACCAGTCCTAGCACGATGCAAAATGTCGAACATTGCCATCGGGGGgaaggcattcaggttccagaacacgTGGATCCGACATGAGGGATTTTTGGCTGTAGTTAAGAATGCATGGGAAGAGCCCACTGGGGCGGGAGGCCTTCTAAACATCCAAATTAAACATTCCAGAGTTAAAAGAGCActaaaggagtggaacaaagaggttttcggGACCTTTtga
- the LOC121757875 gene encoding uncharacterized protein LOC121757875, which produces MADLLKGSNDPNGHQAFEPEKLNNIGLASVSNGIPTIYFSGAETQKLAESMGHAIVGKFSHSIPTGLQIQKALESVKFRRGFSWKYFNAKHILIQCEDLSDCARLLGGPKGTPVWLIDRHPMRVFKWSPDFEAYCESPIAAIWCNIIGLPIHLFDQSALFAIGKLLGTPIQVDRATANKSRLSFARICIEIDITKPPPEEIILDICGRETVQQVRWDKIPSYCQECKHVGHASDACYATGKRERPPRRNYHTAPPSQPQPAYQGGNGKQDMATSAPNSNEWKRQGRKKGKAGDRSSNNSLGEGAVETIWVGPDIMGEPHEGSEMHSGTYDMGVKLGDGNQREPPYSHFETPTPMHEHSEAGRGGPNVKRVAYPSTRGNSSGGARNSMTTGRGFFAMKNHMSTNQHYSHMESGEFDVDYCGDAEGSVMDAQVGCETGGGNLHLSDAEDHAKNIRYGGKARGWEPKSNKSSNVRQGLHPLRMREIAGILEGIPWIIGGDFNTILSHRDRTGSDTNRQAEMVDFAEAIEDCRLVDPGFDGAEFTWAKNGLFERQDRVLVNEAWTRVFEATRVTNLPRITSDHRPVLARCKMSNIAIGGKAFRFQNTWIRHEGFLAVVKNAWEEPTGAGGLLNIQIKHSRVKRALKEWNKEVFGTF; this is translated from the exons ATGGCGGACCTCCTTAAAGGATCCAACGACCCAAATGGCCATCAAGCCTTCGAGCCGGAAAAGCTTAATAACATTGGCTTAGCCTCCGTGTCCAATGGCATCCCgaccatctacttctccggggcAGAAACGCAAAAGCTGGCCGAAAGCATGgggcacgccattgtgggtaagttttctcatTCTATCCCAACGGGACTCCAAATTCAAAAAGCCCTAGAAAGTGTTAAATTTCGGCGTGGTTTTAGTTGGAAATACTTTAACGCTAAACATATCCTTATTCAATGCGAGGATTTGTCGGATTGTGCACGACTTCTCGGAGGACCAAAGGGAACACCCGTATGGCTCATTGATCGTCACCCAATGAGggttttcaaatggtccccaGATTTCGAAgcatattgtgagtccccgattgcAGCAATTTGGTGTAATATAATCGGGCTCCCAATCCACCTCTTTGatcaatccgccttattcgccatcggcaagctccttGGTACCCCCATCCAAGTCGACCGAGCCACGGCCAACAAGTCTAGACTATCCTTCGCTCGAATTTGCAttgagatagacatcacaaaaccgcctcCCGAAGAAATAATCCTTGATATTTGTGgtcgagaaacggtgcagcaagtgcggtgggacaagataccatcttATTGCCAAGAATGCAAGCATGTTGGTCATGCGAGTGATGCGTGCTATGCAACGGGGAAGAGGGAAAGGCCACCGAGGAGGAACTACCACACCGCTCCACCAAGTCAGCCACAACCCGCGTACCAAGGTGGGAATGGAAAGCAAGACATGGCGACAAGCGCCCCTAACTCTAATGAATGGAAACGCCAAGGAAGGAAAAAAGGAAAGGCGGGTGATAGATCAAGCAACAACTCACTTGGAGAAGGTGCCGTTGAAACAATTTGGGTGGGACCGGACATAATGGGGGAACCTCACGAGGGGAGTGAAATGCATAGCGGAACATACGATATGGGGGTAAAGCTCGGGGATGGGAACCAAAGGGAACCACCATATTCGCACTTTGAGACACCGACGCCAATGCATGAACATTCGGAGGCGGGGAGGGGAGGCCCCAATGTGAAACGTGTGGCTTACCCGTCTACACGTGGGAACTCGAGCGGGGGCGCGCGGAATTCCATGACGACGGGACGTGGATTCTTCGCGATGAAAAACCATATGAGCACTAACCAACACTACTCCCACATGGAGagtggagaatttgatgttgactattgtggggatgcggaagGCTCGGTCATGGACGCGCAAGTGGGGTGCGAGACGGGGGGAGGCAATCTTCACCTAAGCGATGCCGAGGATCACGCAAAGAACATACGATATGGGGGTAAAGCTCGGGGATGGGAACCAAAGAGCAACAAATCATCCAATGTCAGGCAGGGCCTTCATCCCCTTCGG atgagagagatcgCTGGAATCCTCGAGGGAATACCATGGATTATAggtggtgacttcaacaccattctatccCACCGGGACAGAACTGGGAGCGACACCAACCGGCAGGCCGAGATGGTCGATTTTGCAGAGGCAATTGAGGATTGCCGACTCGTGGACCCAGGGTTCGATGGGGCGGAATTTACTTGGGCCAAAAACGGTCTATTTGAACGGCaggatagagtgcttgttaaTGAGGCTTGGACTAGGGTCTTCGAGGCCACCCGAGTAACGAACCTCCCACGAATCACCTCGGACCACAGACCAGTCCTAGCACGATGCAAAATGTCGAACATTGCCATCGGGGGgaaggcattcaggttccagaacacgTGGATCCGACATGAGGGATTTTTGGCTGTAGTTAAGAATGCATGGGAAGAGCCCACTGGGGCGGGCGGCCTTCTAAACATCCAAATTAAACATTCCAGAGTTAAAAGAGCActaaaggagtggaacaaagaggttttcggGACCTTTtga